Within the uncultured Draconibacterium sp. genome, the region AAAAGTAACCTCATTACCCGATACCTATTACTTTTTCCCTATACAACAATCAGTAATAGATTTAAACAGCAATATTGAACAAAACGCAGACTGGGGAGGCACATTTGATCCGACTCTTAATTAGTTATTAATAAAGCAAGCATTACGTAATTTTAAAATTATGTGAACATAAGTCAGGAGGAAGTGAAAATCCTCCTGGCTTTTTTCAAAAGAAAATCAGTACAATAAATTATTAATATGAAACGAGCATGTAAAATATTACACCAAAGAGTATTATTCAAATTCATGCGAGTTCCATACTATACCTTTAAAAACAAACAATTTTAATAGTATGAAATATCTATTATTTTTCGTTGCAATTATTTTGGCAACTTCGTTTCTAGGAAACGCACAAGAATTAAATACTTTAACTAAAGAAGAAAAGAAAGATGGTTGGGAGTTGCTCTTCAACGGAAAAGACCTTGCCGGATGGAAAATCTTTCAAGGCGGAAAAGTAAAAGGATGGAAAGTTATTGATGGTGTACTTAACAACTCAGGTGTTGGCAGCGACCATGGTGGAGACATAATTACCAAAAAACAATATAAAGATTTTGAGTTATACGTTGAATGGAAAATTGCCCCACAAAGTAACAGTGGTATATTCTACCATGTAAAAGAAGGCAAAACTGAAAAAATTTACGAAACAGGACCTGAGTATCAGTTGTTAGATGACAAAGGTTGGCCTACAAAACTTAACGACAGTCAGTACACCGGCTCAAACTATGCTATGCAAAAACCTGTTGGAGCCGAAGTAAAACCAATTGATGAGTGGAATACAACCCGTATTATTGTTAAAGGGGAAAAGGTAGAACATTATTTAAATGGGAAAAAAGTAGTAGAATATGAACTGTGGACTGAGGATTGGAAAGAACGCAAAAGCAATTGCAAATGGAAAGACAAGCCACTTTATGGTATGGCAAAAGAAGGACATATTGGTTTGCAGGATCATGGCGGTTTAACACAATTCAGAAATATGAAAATTCGCAAACTGTAACATACATCATTCAGGGCAACTAAACAATAGCACCTGTTCTGTTTGCTCAATGCTAAAATAAATATCAATGAAAAGAAGAGATTTTCTAAAAAACGCAGCAGCATTTGCATCAATAACAATGCTTCCCTCTTCAGTGTGGGCGTTTGCAAAAAACGGAAAGATACGTACTGCCCACATCGGAGTTGGTGGAATGGGCCTTTCTGATTTAAAGTCGATAGCTTCGCATCCAATGGTTGAAGTAACGGCACTTTGCGATGTTGATTCTACATGCCTGGCTGCAGCAAACAAACTACACCCCAAGGCAAAAGCATTTGCTGATTACAGAGTTCTTTTTGATAAATTAGGGAAAGATATTGATGCTGTAATTGTTTCAACTCCCGATCATACGCATGCACCCGCATCAATGCTGGCCATGCAAATGGGCAAACCGGTATACTGCCAAAAACCACTTACTCATCATGTATCAGAAGCCAGGTCAATGCGTAAGTATGCCGAAGATAATAACTTGATTACACAAATGGGTATTCAATGTCACTCAAGTGATATGTACCGTAAAGCAGCAGTAATTATTCAGCAAGGTATTATCGGCAAGGTAAACACTGTTCATGCCTGGTCGCCAAAAAATTGGGGCTACGATGGGAAAGCTCCAATTGGCAGCGACCCTATACCAGATACTTTAAACTGGAACCTCTGGCTTGGAACTTCGCCCGAGCGCCTTTATAAAGATGGATTCTATCATCCCGGAAACTGGAGAAAATTATTGGATTACGGCTGTGGAACTCTTGGAGATATGGGCGTACATATTTTCGACACACCCTATACCGCTCTGAATTTAGATGTTCCTAAAACAATAATGACCAAATGCAGAAAACCCACAGGTTTTGGTCATCCTGAGCATAATGTTGTAACCTATGAATTTCCGGGAACAGAATATACAACAGAGCAACTAAAATGGATATGGTACGATGGCCCTGGAGCACCAAAAAAACATGTCGATTTGAAGTTACCAGACAAAGAGGTCCTGCCAGATCAGGGAGCTATGTTTGTTGGCGAAAAAGGCAACTTGCTTCTTCCACACTGGGATTATCCAAAACTTATTGTAAATGGAACGTATGAACCAATTACTTTCCCTGAAATGGACGAGGCAGATCACTATCATCAGTTTATTGATACTTGTTTGGACAAAGATAAATGTAGTGCTTCATTTACTTATGCTGCACGACTTACAGAATCAATTTTATTGGGAGTCATAGCTAACCGTTTCCCTAAAAAAACATTACACTGGGATATTGCCTCAGCTCGTTTTGTTGAACCTGAGGCAAATAATTTGCTTGACTTTGAATACAGAAAATTTTAATCATCAAGAGTCTTAATATTATTTAGTTAGATGGACATCCAATCTTTATTGGATGTTCCTTTTTAGGGATAATTATAAGTAATAAGAGGAATCAGTTTTTTTTATTCGGGGGAATAAGATTTGACAGCAGTAAAGCAATTGTTATTGTTCCTGAAAGAGATCCTTCACTAATGTAACGTTACTACATCGGAATCTGGCCTCGTCCGGTAAGCCAGAAAACAAGTGGAGACGCTATCAAGTTCGACACTGTTTCGCAAAATGTGTAAGTTAAAAATCCGGGGATTTAACTATTTATAGCTGGACCCTTTTTCAAAATATGATTAAGAACTGATTTAGTATGATACTCCAATTTAGGATGGGCATCGAACCTTTTTTAGTGGCTTCTCGTGTTGCCAAATATACGGATTTCATCACAGCCTGATCGGAGAGGAAGTTTGTTGTGTAGGTTATTTTCTTGATTTTCAGTGGGAACTCAAATAATACGGTCAGCACGCTAGCTTTTAATTGTATACGAAATTGTCCTTCTAGCTGGCTGCAAAATCATTTAGAGCGGCTTTTGCGGCTTCTTTGGTTGGAGCACTGTAGACTTGCTTCATGTCGCTGTAAAGGCTTCTTTGAATCACATTAAAAAGAAGGTGGAG harbors:
- a CDS encoding DUF1080 domain-containing protein, which gives rise to MKYLLFFVAIILATSFLGNAQELNTLTKEEKKDGWELLFNGKDLAGWKIFQGGKVKGWKVIDGVLNNSGVGSDHGGDIITKKQYKDFELYVEWKIAPQSNSGIFYHVKEGKTEKIYETGPEYQLLDDKGWPTKLNDSQYTGSNYAMQKPVGAEVKPIDEWNTTRIIVKGEKVEHYLNGKKVVEYELWTEDWKERKSNCKWKDKPLYGMAKEGHIGLQDHGGLTQFRNMKIRKL
- a CDS encoding Gfo/Idh/MocA family oxidoreductase, encoding MKRRDFLKNAAAFASITMLPSSVWAFAKNGKIRTAHIGVGGMGLSDLKSIASHPMVEVTALCDVDSTCLAAANKLHPKAKAFADYRVLFDKLGKDIDAVIVSTPDHTHAPASMLAMQMGKPVYCQKPLTHHVSEARSMRKYAEDNNLITQMGIQCHSSDMYRKAAVIIQQGIIGKVNTVHAWSPKNWGYDGKAPIGSDPIPDTLNWNLWLGTSPERLYKDGFYHPGNWRKLLDYGCGTLGDMGVHIFDTPYTALNLDVPKTIMTKCRKPTGFGHPEHNVVTYEFPGTEYTTEQLKWIWYDGPGAPKKHVDLKLPDKEVLPDQGAMFVGEKGNLLLPHWDYPKLIVNGTYEPITFPEMDEADHYHQFIDTCLDKDKCSASFTYAARLTESILLGVIANRFPKKTLHWDIASARFVEPEANNLLDFEYRKF